The DNA sequence GTTTAGCGATATGCTCGGGAATCATCAAATTTATTTGATCACGAGTCTTGTGTTTGATTTGAAAAATAGCGATTATGCCTTTGCTTATTTCTACCTTCCGAAGAGAATCAATTGGGGAATTGAGGCTTTTCACATAGCAAGATTTTTTGGTGTTGGCGATCAGTATTATCCGCTTTATTATAGATATAGATTATACGGTGGGACATTGATGGGGTCTTATCCAATTGATAAATTTAGAAGGATTGATTTCGGGCTTGGATATTATAATGTTGTTGGTGAATATATTGATTTTCCAGAGATAGGTGAGCGCTCAAGCATTTTAATGCCATCGGTTACTTATGTTCATGACAATTCCCTTTGGAGATATATATTCCCATCAAATGGTGAAAGATATTATATTTCGCTTTACGCAAGCCCTAAGCTTGGCTCAAGTAGCATTCAGTTTTTAACAGGGATTTTTGATTATCGTAAGTATTTCCGTTTGTGGAGTGATTATAGTTTTGCTTTTAGATTTACGGCTGGTGGAAGCACCGGCAAAAATAAACAGCGTTTCATGCTCGGTGGAGTTGATGCATGGATAAATTGGGCTATTAAAAATGATTACATACCGATTGAGAACACAGCTGATTTCTTTTTCTTTGAAGCCATATCTGGACCAATTGTTCCATTGCGTGGATATGTTTACAATGAGCAAAATGGTTCAAAGTTTGCTCTTATGAACCTTGAGTTCAGATTTCCGTTGATAAGATATTTCATCGGTGGGGCTTTGCCACTTGCATTTAGAAATATAATGGGTGTCATATTCCTTGATATGGGTTCGGCTTGGGATTCATGGAGATCTTGGCGTGCATTTTATGAACCAGATCCATTTACTGGAACTGTGACAAAGGATTTGTTAATTGGAACTGGATATGGTTTTAGAATTTATCTGTTTGGGCTTTTGCTGCGTCTTGATATCGCATGGCGATTTAATTGGGGCTCATTTTCAAAGCCAGTTTATTATTTCTCTTTTGGTCCGGATTATTGAAAATTTTAGTAGATTTGTGATGACATTTCAAAAAATTGATGGAATTATTAAGCACTACGATAGAGTTATAAAGGGAGTAGATAAAAAGGCGAAATTAAGTAAGAAAAGAGCTTATGGTGGTGTGCTTAGGGCAGAAAAGGGCAGATTGGTTGAGGAAATAACCAAAAAACTTATAAAAATAGCCTGGGAAGACATCTTGAATCAAAGCTCAAAAAATTTGCAATTTATTAGTCAAAAGTTTCAGATCCCAATAAGAAATGAGTATATAGAAAGATTAAACGATGAGGAACTAAAAAGATACATCCTTGAAAATAAAAAAGATTATTTCTACGAATACAAGCCAGATATCGTTGTTTCAATCAGTGATAACATAGTGATGTTTGTGGAGTGCAAATCTTATACCGAAAATGCTATGTTTAAGCGTATTTTGGTAGATTTCCACTTACTGAAAACTTTATATCCAAAAGCAGATTTTGTCCTTGTCCAACTTGAGAGTCAATTGGGTGGTGATTATTCAGAGTTGAAAGAAAAAGTTTTTGGAAGTCCCCAGACTCATACTTTGCTTTCCTATTTTGATGTTGATATTGAAATAATTACATTACTTAAAGGAGAAAGACAAGTTGATAAACCAATACACAAAAGAGAATATTTTAAACCATTAACGAGAGAAAGTTTAGAAAGAGCAATTAAAATTATAGCAAGAAAGCTGAGAAAATGGGCAAGTTAAAAGATTTTGAAAATCAAAGAGCGGGAAGATTGATTGAATTTAATGGGCAAAAATATAAATTGATATCAGTCCCGTATAACCTTTCTTTAGATGAGATTAATTTTCTAAAGCAAATTTCAAATTTGTTTGATAAGAAAGATTTTTTTATCAATGCGGGGGAAGATAGGATTGAAATTTATTTAAATCGGATTAATTTGGATGAGTTTATTAAAAAAACTGAACTAATTTTAGAAGGTAACGAGAGGCGGAAAGCTCTTTTTGAGAAGATTCTTGAAGGTATTGACTCAATAAAAAGCTACGGTTTAAAAAGTGGGCAAAGAGTATATGTTGATTATGATAAAGAAAGAAAAGTTAAATCCCGAAAAGAAAAGGAGAGAGAAAGGGGGAAATACTTTTATGCATTAAATCACAACTTTGAAAATAAAAATAATGATCTCCCAAAAGAGTTTGAAAATAAAATTATATGTGGGGATAGCGAGAAAATTTTAAAAGCTTTTCCCGACAACTGTATAGATTTAATTTTTACTTCACCACCTTACAATTTCGGCTTAGATTACGAAAATCACCGAGATGCCATGTCTTGGGAAAATTATTTTGAAAAACTTTTTAAGATTTTTGATGAATGTATAAGGGTTCTGAAATTCGGGGGAAGGATAGTTGTAAATGTTCAGCCCTTGTTTTCGGATTATATCCCGATTCATCATATAATTTCCAATTTTTTCATGAGTAAAAAGCTTATATGGAAAGGCGAGATAATCTGGGAAAAACATAACTATAATTGCAAATATACCGCCTGGGGAAGCTGGAAAAGCCCAAGTAATCCTTATCTAAAGTATTCCTGGGAGTTCCTTGAAATTTTCTCAAAAGGTAGTTTAACTCATAGAGGTAGAACCCGTGAAACAGATTTGACAGCCGATGAGTTTAAAGAGTGGGTTTATGCAAGATGGGATATAGCTCCAGAAAAGGATATGAAGAAATGGGGGCATCCTGCTATGTTCCCAGAGGAGCTGGCAAGAAGGGTTATAAAACTTTTTACATTTAAAGGGGATGTTGTCTTAGACCCCTTTAATGGCGTTGGAACCACTACAAAAGTTGCAAAAGAACTCGGGAGAAAATTTATCGGAATTGATATATCCGAAGAGTATTGTTTAAAGGCTGAACAAAGATTAAGTGAAGTTGGGGTTAAAAGGCGGAAGGAGCCTGAAAGGATCATGTTGAAATTGTTTGATTAATAAAAAATTTAACAATGAGCAATGGAGGCGATGAGATATGAAGCACCTAAAAAAGCACATTATAATAATTTTCCTTATCTTCCCAGTTTTTCTTTTAGCTCAATCACTTAAAAATTACTTTGACGAGTTTGATAATCACTGTCGCAATGTGCGTGGATATGCAGGGGCTTTAAAAGCCGAAATTGAAAGGGAAAACGCAATTATCCCAGATGTAGCAAAAAAGTATGTTGAAAAAGTTGGCGAATGCCTTGCAGATGTGAGGGAGTCATATGCTAAATTAAAAAAATCACTGAACCAGAAACAACTTGAAATGGTTGGAGGAAATATTAAATATCTTGATGAATATTGCAAGAGAGCTGACCTACATTACAGGAATTTAACGGATGAGCTTAAAAAGCCAGATCCGAAACCAGAAAGGGTAAGGGAATTCGCAATTGCAATTTATAATGAACTTAGAAAAGCAAGTCAAGAAGTAAAATTGATGAAAGAAAGACTTGGTGTAAAGTGAGCTGGTTGGACGGTTGGGAAGTTCAAATTGTGGTCTAGAATTTGTAATGTGATTTTAAGTTAAAGATTGAATTGTTTTGAATGAATAGGGTTATGAAAGTGCGGGGTTGACTTTAAAGTTTAAAGATGTTATATTTGCTTTTGAATGATTAAATTCAAAATTTGAAAATCTTATGAAAGAGATAATAACGAAAGCAATAAAGAAAGTTACACTTGAACTTATTTATGAGGTTGTGGATGAAAGGACGAAAAGCATACTTGAAGTTGTAAATGAGATAAAGCGAAGGCAAGAAGAGGATTTCAGATATCTTAACGATAAAATAGATACGCAGGTAAACCAGTTAAGGCAGGAGATGGGACAATTAAGACAAGAAATGGCTCAACTCAGTCAGAAGATTGATACTCAAATAGCCCAGCTCAATCAAAAAATAGATTCCCAGATAGCCCAGCTTAACCAAAAAATAGATTCCCAAATAGCTCAGCTTAATCAAAAAATAGACTCCCAGATAGCCCAGCTCAACCAGCGGATAGATACTGTTATTCAGCTTCTCATTGATTTAAAAAAATGACTCTCCAAGTTTTTAAATAAAAAACTAAAGCAAAATGAAACTTAGAATTTTTCTTTTTTCAATTCTCTCATTATCCCTTTCGTTTTCACAGCCTGCTTTAAATCGCAATCCAAATGTGGTTGAGATAATTGAAAAAATTTCTCCAGACAGCATCAAAAAGAAGATTGAAAAACTTGTAAGTTTTCACACTCGCCATTCGCTTTCAGATACAGTCAGTCCAGCTCGGGGTATTGGTGCAGCTCGCAGGTGGATCAAATCAGAACTTGAAAGATACAGCAAAGAAAGCGGTGGAAAGTTAAAGGTTGAATTTGATGAGTTTATTGCTCCACCAGGTCCAAGGGTTCCTAAACCAACTAAAATGGTGAATGTGGTTGCTACGCTCCCAGGGAAAGTTTACAAGGATAAGGTTTATATTGTAAGTGCTCATTATGATTCAAGAGCTGGAGATGTACTTGATTCAACGGGTTTCGCCCCCGGGGCAAATGATGATGGAAGTGGAACAGCTGCGGTGCTTGAACTTGCTAGAGTTTTAAGCAAATATGAGTTTGATTTTACGATAATGTTTGTTCTTTTTGCGGGCGAAGAACAAGGTTTGCTTGGGAGCAGACATCTTGCAAAAAAACTTAAAGATTCTGGAATTGTAATCCTCGGGGTTTTAAATAATGACATAATTGGTAATGTAGAAGGTGGAAATGGAATTATAGATAACACGCAAGTTAGAATCTTTTCAGAGGGATTACCGCTTATAAGAGATGAAAATACACTGCGATTAATTGCACAAACTGGACTTGAAAATGATTCACCTTCAAGACAGCTTGCAAGATATGTAAAGGATGTTGCGGAAAGATATCTTGACAACTTTAAAGTTAAATTAATTTTCAGACGGGATAGATTTTTGCGTGGTGGTGACCATATATCTTTTAATGAGCAAGGTTTTCCTGCGATAAGGATAAGTGAAATGAATGAAAATTACACCAGACAACATCAAAATGTTAGGATTGAGAAAGGGATAAAGTATGGGGATATTCCCGAGTTTGTTGATTATGAATACTGTGCAAATGTCGCAAGGGTAAATGCAATAGCTATTTATCATCTTGCAAATGCCCCGCTTCCACCGCAGAATCCAATTATAAAGGTCAGCGAGCTTGAGTATGATACAACTTTAAAATGGGAATTGAGCGATGAAGAAGACCTCGCTGGTTATAACATTTGTATCAGGGAAACGACATCGCCAGTGTGGGAAAAGAAAATTTTCGTTGGTAAAGTTAATGAGTTTACATTGAAAAATGTTTCAAAAGATAACTTTATATTTGGGATTCAATCTGTTGATTTAGATGGAAACGAAAGTTTGATTGTCATACCAAACCCTGCAAGGTAAGTTAAAACACGGGTGGGGTGAAGAGTAGAAGAATTTCTGATGTGTCTTTTGATGAATTTGAAATTTTGAGATTCCAAAGAGAATTATTTTGTTGAGAGCTCGTTTTTATGGAAATGGAAAAACTTTCATTTTGTAAAACTTTAAATTTTTGCTCATGGAGCTGGATCTCAATCGCTCCATTTAAAACTGTTCCTTGAATTTTAAAATCAACCGTAAATTCTTCATCAAATGTTGAGCCTTCGGAAAGCGTAACTTTGACAAGTTCAATCCCTCGGGATGCATCCGTTGGTATCAAAATTTGAATTGTAACCGTTTTATCTTCATTGTAAAGTTTAAAGGGGGATTTGTAAATTCGTGGAATGGACGCATTCTCAGAGAATGTGCCTTCATCGTCAAGGATTTTTGAGAAAAAACTTGATAATGTTTCGTCAAATCCATAAAGCAGAATTCTTCTTAAAATTTTATAATTGAGACTTCTCTTGCCGTTTTCAATCAAGGAAATATACGAAGGTGCATATCCTGTTGCTTCGGCTATTTCGGCGATTTTTTTATCAGTAGATAATCTCAAAGCTTTCAACTGCCGAGCGATGAATTCATTGTCAAGTTCGGGCAGTTTCAAAACTTTCATATTTCGTGCTTGTGATTTTATAGTGTGTTAAACCCCAGTATATCTCCCTTATGGAAACTTTTATAATCGCCTCAATAGGAATTGCGATAAGCATTCCAAATAATCCGAACAGTTCTCCAAAGATCAAAAGCACAAAGACAACCTCAACGGGATGCATCCCGACGGAATGTGAATAAACAAGTGGTTGAACCACGAGGTCATCAATTAAGTGGACTATTACAAACATTATGACCAGTGGGAGTATCATTCTCCCGTCCCCAAACTGGACGACTGAAATTAACAAAGCTGGAACAGCACCAACGAAAGCACCAAGATAAGGGACAAAACTTGCAATTCCAGCGATCAAACCAATCACAAACGCAAACTTAATCCCGAGAATTGCAGAACCAATCGCAGACATAATCCCAAGAGCGGTTGCTTCAAGAACGAGTCCACGAATATAGCCAGTTATCTGTGCTTCAATCTTATCAAGGACATTTAATCCCATTTCAAAGTATTTGTTTGGTATTGCTCTTATGATTTTCTTCTTAAATCTTTCCCCATCTTTCAGAATGAAAAATGCAACAAATGGAGCAAGTAAAAGTTCAAATATAGTTGTTATAGCTGAAGTTAACGCTTGAGCTGCTTTAATTGAATACTCCGCAACTAGAGCTTTAGCTTTATGTTCAAGGTCAAGCCCTTTGAGGATTGGGATTTTCTCCTTGAGATTTTGAATTGCGCTGGCAATTATAACATCAAGTGGAACTTTTTGAAGTTGCTCGGCGAGCGTTTTAAGTTGGTTCGTGAATGTGGGGATTAGAAAGATGATTGTAAAAGTAAGCATAAGTAATAAGCTTGCAAATACAACCATTATAGCCACGGTTCTCTTTAATCCCAGACTTTCAAAATATATTACCAATGGGTTTAGCGCAACTGATAGAAAAATTGACAAAATCAAAATGAGTGAAATATGAATAGCGATTGAAGCAATCCACACAGTTAAAAGCACAAGCGTCGGTATGCCGATGAAAACAAGAACTCCCCGTCTGAATGATATTTTCTCGTTCATATTTTTGTTCTCGTTAATTTTCAAATTCAAGATCATTAAAAATTTCTCTCATCACCCGATTTATAACATCCCAGCTAAATCCACGCCTTGCCAGAAATTCGTAGATTTTCCTTTTCTGTTCGTTTTTTGTTCTTTTTTTCTTCTTTGATGATTTTATCTGTTTTAATTTTTGATTTGCGAGTTCAAGAGCTATTTCAAATTCATCAACTATATTCTCTCTTTCTGATAAAACTTGTTCAATGATGTCGTTTGAAATTCCCTTTGCAAGCAATGCTTGTTTAAGAGCAACTTTGCCAAGTGTTTTTGACTTAATACGATCAAAAACAAAATTTCTTGCATATTCAAGATCATTTATAAAACCATAATTTTTTATCTCCTGAACCACTTTTGAAATCACATTTTTATCAAATCCCTTTTGCCTAAGTCGTTCTTCAACCTCTTTTTGTGTCCTTGGTTTATGGCTTAAAAATTTATATGCGGTCTCTTTAGCAGAAATTAATTCAGATGAGGATTTAATTTCTGCGATTTGTTCTTCCGTTAGTTGTTTTCCAGTTTTGATTTTGAATTTGATGATGAAGTCAATGTAGGATAAAATCTCACGCCCATCGTTCAGGTAAATAAAGTACCATTCTTTTGTTCTTTTTTTTCGTTTTAAACCTATTACGATGGGCATCTTTTAAACTTTTACTTTACCTCTTTCTTCCTGATTTTGGCTCTGGTTGTGTTTCTTCGGCAACTTCCTCTGATTCAGTTAATTTTTGTTCGGTTGATTCGGGCAAAAGTCCAAGTTTTTCCCGCACAAGATATTCAACTTCCTTTAAAATGTTTTCATTTTCGGTGAAGAATTTTTTAACAGCATCTCTTCCTTGTCCAATTCGTTCATCTTTATATGAATACCATGAACCGCTTTTTTGAATTATCCCAAGGTTAACGGCGGTGTCAAGTAAATCGTTAATTTTTGAAATCCCTTCATTGTAAATTATGTCAAATTCTGCCTCTTTAAACGGCGGAGCAACTTTATTTTTCACAACTCTAACTCTGACCCGATTCCCGATTATCTCTTGTCCTTCTTTTATCACATCAACTTTTCTTATATCAAGGCGAACCGCTGCATAAAACTTCAATGCATATCCACCTGTTGTCGTCTCTGGATTTCCAAACATAACCCCGATTTTACTTCTGAGTTGATTTGTGAAGATGACACTTGTATTGGATTTACTGATAGCTGATGCAAGTTTTCTTAAAGCCTGGGACATAAGCCGTGCCTGTGCACCCATTGTTGCGTCTCCCATTTCGCCTTCAACTTCAGCTCTTGGGACAAGAGCAGCAACCGAATCAATCACAACAACATCAATTGCACCACTTCTTACGAGTGCTTCAACTATTTCAAGAGCCTGTTCTCCGAATTCAGGCTGAGAAAGGAGCAGGTTGCTTACATCAACGCCAAGTCGTTTGGCATAGTTTAAATCAAGTGCATGTTCAGCATCAATAAATGCAGCAAGTCCGCCTCTTTTTTGAGCTTCGGCAATTATGTGAAGACAGAGGGTTGTCTTACCGGACGCTTCGGGACCGAAAATTTCGGTTATTCTCCCTCTCGGAACTCCACCGATTCCAATTGCTGCATCAAGTGAGATTGAGCCAGTTGGGATCGCTTCAACTCTTGCAATTGGACCTTCGCCCAGACGCATTATAGCTCCCTTACCATATTCCTTCTCAATTTGTTGGATCGTTGTTTGAAGTATTTTTAACTTTTCATTTCTGTCAACCGCCATTTTAAATCACTCCTTTTATAGTTTAATTTTTCTTAAAACCGTATAAACTGAACCCGTCGGTTTAAGGTCGCTTTTCATTATAAGAACTTCCGCAACTTCACCTGTCCTTGTTTCAAAATTAATACTTTCCATCTTTTTAATCAAGCCAGATATGTTCTTTGGATTTTTAACTCTGCCAAGCGTTATGTGTGGGTGGTACTCTTTGTCTTCTTTTTCAAACCCAAGTTCATTCATTTTTTCCTCAACTATTTTTTGAAGTTCAAAGAGTTTCCCGCTTGGGTCCTCACAGCCGATCCATATAACTCTCGGATGTTTCATATCAGGGAAACATCCTAATCCTTTATAAATAACTGAAAAATTCCCAAAACCGTTTAGTCTTTCGTTCAAGGTATCATAAATTAAATCAATTGCTTCTTCGTTTACATCGCCAAGAAATTTCAAAGTTATATGAAATTTTTCTTTTTCTTCCCATTTAACTCCCTCACCTGCTGATTTCATAAGTTCCTTTTCAAGTTCAAAAATTTCATCTTTAATTTTTTCAGGGACATCAATTGCGATGAATGTTCTTATTTTCATATTTCAATTCCAAGTAATTTTCTTCTTAAAATTTCAAGCGCCATTTGCGATGCTCTTTGTTTATTTTCAAGCCGATTATCACCGAATCTAAATTCTTTTGCAAATGTTTCATTTTTATCAGAATAACCTATCCAAACGAGCCCAACTGGTTTTGTTGGTGTTGCCCCTGTTGGACCTGCTATCCCGGTGGTTGATATTCCGATATCAGCTCCAGAAATTTTTCTAACACCTTCAGCCATTGCTTCTGCAACTTCGCGGCTTACAGCGCCGTAAATTTTTATAAGTTCTTCGGGAACGCCAAGTATTTGAATTTTTGCCTCGTTGCTATATGCAACAATTCCACGCTCAAAGTATCTTGAACTTCCCGGTATGTTTGTGATCCTATCTGCGATCAACCCACCTGTGCATGATTCAGCAACGGCAAGTTTCAAGCCTTTTTGAGCTAATAGTTTGCCGACAACTTCTTCAAGTTCCTCATCGTCAACGCCATAAATATATTTCCCGATTTTGGTTTTGATTTTCTCTTCAGCCTCATTGATAATCTTTTCAGCTTCGCTTGAATTCTTTGCTTTAACTGTTATTCTGATTTTAACTCCAAGAGCTGATGGTAAAAACGCAACTTTACAGAATTTCTCAATTTCTGCAACCGTATCTTTTAATTTTTCATAAAGATGTGATTCGGGGATTCCCGCTGTTTTCAGCACCCTTTGCTTTATAACATTTTCTCCAGATTTTGGAGCAAGGTAATTTATCACGAAGTTTTCCATCATTCCCATCATCTCTTTCGGGACCCCGGGCATCACTATGACAATTTTCCCTCCCTCCTCAAATAAAAATCCCGGCGCGGTTCCCCAGTAGTTATTTATTATTTTAGCCTTCTCCGGAACAAATGCTTGTGATTTGTTCGCCTCGTTTATTTGATTTATCCCACGTTTTGCGAGAAATTCTTTAACTTGATTGAAAACGCTTTCATTGAATACAAGTCTGGTGTTGAATAATTTACAAATTGCATTTTTAGTTACATCATCATGGGTTGGTCCAAGTCCGCCGGTTAAAATTATAACCTCAAAGTTATCAAGAGCATATTTTAATTCATCAATTATTTCCTTTTCAACATCTCCAACCGAGACGATTCTTGCAACGCTTATCCCAATTTCAGAGAGTTTTTTCCCGATGTAGCTTGCGTTTGTGTTTATCACCTGCCCGATGAGAAGTTCATCCCCTATAGTTATTATTTCAGCTCGCATTTTTCAACTTATGTTTTATTTCAAAAATAGATTTAAAATGACTTGAGTTAAGATATTTGCATAAATTCCTGCGACGACATCATCCATCATGATCCCGAAACCACCTTTCATACGGTCAAATCCCCTTGCGGGCGGAGGTTTTATAACGTCCATGGCTCTGAAAACTAAAAAAGCGATAAAAACATTTAAAATTTTTTTCTCAATGAATAAAAGAGAAAGCCACATTCCGACGATTTCATCAACGACAACGATTTTAGGGTCATGCCCATCTCGCTGTTCAAATCTTGATGATGTGAAAATCCCAAGGACAAAAAAAATTAAAAGCGCAATTAAAATTTGAAAATTTGATCTTAAAAAGACCCAGTAAATTAAAACTGCAACCAAGCTCCCTGCTGTTCCCGGTGCGATTGGTATGTATCCAGAAAAAAAACCAGTCGCAACAAGTTTTGAAAAAAGCGAAATTTTATATTGATTCCGAAGCTCTTTTTCCCGCTGGGACATAAAAAGTTTTGATTATTTTCCAATTGTCGCAAAGATAAACGACACCAGTCCACAAAGTTAACACTGTTACAAAAAGCATAAGCCAATATATCAAAGTTGGATGTAAAATTGAAAGTTCAAGATTTATACCTTCAAAACTTAGATTTAGCACATAAGCAAAGAGAAGATAATAAATGAAAATCATTTGAATAAATGTTTTTGCCTTTGCACTTTTCGTGGTTATAACTGGTTTATTTTTAAGCTCTGCGTATGACCTTAAAAGTGTTATAAGTATATCCCTGATGACTATTATTACAACCATCCATGTTTCCACGAGATGAAGCGAGGCAAAGGAAATAAAAGCGGATGAGGTTAAAATTTTATCCGCAAGTGGATCAAGAAACCTTCCCCATTGCGTCGTATATCCAAATTTCCTCGCAATCCAACCATCATACCAATCGGTAAGTGCAGCGATAACATAAACTAAAAGTGAAATTTGCTTGAAGGATATATTTTCAGAGACAAGTAAAACAACGAAGATCGGGGTAAGGACGATCCGTAAAATTGTTAATTGATTTGGTAATGTCATTTTTATTGCGACTTTATTCACGACCTGATTTTAAGTTAATAACTGTTTCAATTAAATTCAAGCAACTTAAAAGTTCAATCTGGCACAGTGCCTTGTCCAGCAACCTGTTTAAAGAAGTTCCCAAACTGGGATAATTTTTTATCAATCTCATGATACTTTGATTGTGCATTGTTTATGTGTCTTCCGAGTGTATCAAATTCATTCATTATCTTATCAAATTCTAAAAGGAGCTTCCCAAGCGAATCAATTATCTGTTGAATATTCTTCTCAAATTGAATTGCTTTGAAGGAACTCATACTAATAACTTGCAGATAGACATATAAAAGGCTCGGGGACACTGGCACAACTTTTTTATCATGCATGTAATTTAAAATTTCGCTTTCATCTGTAATCAATTCATAATATATGCTTTCCGATGGAATATACATCATTGCGAAATCAAAAGTGTTCTCATCAGGCTGAATATAGTTTTTTGCTATTTCCTCAGTTCTATTTTTGACATCTTTTATGAAGTCATTCTTTATTTTCTTTTTCTCACTTTCGTCTTTTGCTTCAAGCATTTTTTTATAATTATCAAGTGGAAACTTTGAATCAATCGGAAGTATCCTATCGTTAATTTTGATTATTGCATCAACCTTTTTCTTGTTTTTGAACTCATATTGAAATTCGTAGTATTCTTTCGGCACCATATCTTTTATCATGTTTTCAAGCATTATTTCACCGAATCTCCCACGGAACTGCTGGATGCTGAAAAGGTCTTCAAGCTTTGCTATGCTTTGACC is a window from the Candidatus Kryptobacter tengchongensis genome containing:
- a CDS encoding DNA recombination protein RmuC — its product is MVEIALLIVILFFIVILVIFFFKQNQRSSDMLKQEITNLRLEFGQQLQGTIQNMNSQIQNVTFQLNQKLDNSISYLSTNVNQAITQMVSTVTSNLKTITESTGQVNQRLDNAAKIISDLMKQVGEMKEGADQIKTIGQSIAKLEDLFSIQQFRGRFGEIMLENMIKDMVPKEYYEFQYEFKNKKKVDAIIKINDRILPIDSKFPLDNYKKMLEAKDESEKKKIKNDFIKDVKNRTEEIAKNYIQPDENTFDFAMMYIPSESIYYELITDESEILNYMHDKKVVPVSPSLLYVYLQVISMSSFKAIQFEKNIQQIIDSLGKLLLEFDKIMNEFDTLGRHINNAQSKYHEIDKKLSQFGNFFKQVAGQGTVPD
- a CDS encoding CDP-diacylglycerol--glycerol-3-phosphate 3-phosphatidyltransferase, which produces MTLPNQLTILRIVLTPIFVVLLVSENISFKQISLLVYVIAALTDWYDGWIARKFGYTTQWGRFLDPLADKILTSSAFISFASLHLVETWMVVIIVIRDILITLLRSYAELKNKPVITTKSAKAKTFIQMIFIYYLLFAYVLNLSFEGINLELSILHPTLIYWLMLFVTVLTLWTGVVYLCDNWKIIKTFYVPAGKRASESI